The Clostridium sporogenes genome contains a region encoding:
- a CDS encoding O-antigen ligase family protein, with protein MKYYLQKMLQYNKKVLGCSFLLSFIITMLNINGNSKKDLLMLFSATFLLLNEIYLSFKDVKKSVLLFLISLPFFVTARKFVQIDFFIFKISFETIYISIIFIYNIKNIFINIKNKLKTGNKNTFKFYILTFIFVLFVYNSNVYSVYFWKSMTDTYLGVVTPIMFMLIIITLFDQNDIKNLLYSVIFSVNLSCLYGFIQIFKDGISLHNINKNRALLTFGYHNVNIFAGILVTVMPFVLEYILYNKNSKAEKRFFYSSLFIQIIALLITFTRGAWLSALIALFLILISKKYKKLVIIMVIIGAILIKPAMSFILTRGNNVSSFLENESSIARIQSIYTDARIIKDYPFGVGMSSFPEYYKEFATRGYLMMPQELRWKVKAAHYMLEHAHNLILQIGVEFGLISLLIYILLMLNRVKVVFKDYSKNRGLFVSLITYIIFSTLTGNEFNHKGVITGTIIIFLVLGLIEINNCKGRINN; from the coding sequence ATGAAATATTACTTACAGAAAATGTTACAGTATAATAAAAAAGTGCTCGGCTGTAGTTTTTTGTTATCTTTCATAATAACTATGTTAAATATTAATGGAAATAGTAAAAAAGATCTTTTAATGTTATTTAGTGCTACTTTTTTACTATTAAATGAAATATATTTGTCCTTTAAAGATGTAAAAAAATCAGTATTGTTATTTTTGATTTCTTTGCCATTTTTTGTTACAGCACGAAAATTTGTTCAAATAGATTTTTTTATATTTAAAATATCATTTGAGACTATATATATTAGTATTATTTTTATATATAATATAAAAAATATTTTTATTAATATAAAAAATAAATTAAAAACTGGTAATAAGAATACATTTAAATTTTATATATTAACATTTATTTTTGTATTATTTGTATATAATTCAAATGTGTATTCTGTTTATTTTTGGAAAAGTATGACTGATACATATTTGGGAGTAGTTACACCAATTATGTTTATGTTAATTATAATAACCTTATTTGATCAAAATGATATAAAAAATTTGCTTTATTCTGTAATTTTCAGTGTTAATTTAAGTTGTTTATATGGATTTATACAAATATTTAAAGATGGTATATCCTTGCATAATATAAATAAAAACAGGGCACTGTTAACATTTGGATATCATAATGTTAATATATTTGCAGGAATTTTAGTTACTGTAATGCCTTTTGTATTAGAATATATTTTATATAATAAAAACAGTAAAGCTGAAAAAAGATTTTTTTATAGTTCTCTATTTATACAGATTATAGCATTATTAATAACTTTTACTAGGGGTGCTTGGTTGAGTGCACTTATAGCTTTATTTTTAATTTTAATAAGTAAAAAATATAAAAAATTAGTAATAATTATGGTAATTATAGGAGCTATACTAATTAAGCCAGCAATGTCATTTATATTAACTAGGGGAAATAATGTATCTAGTTTTTTAGAAAATGAATCTTCAATAGCTAGAATTCAATCCATATATACGGATGCAAGAATTATTAAAGACTATCCATTTGGAGTAGGAATGAGTAGCTTCCCAGAATATTATAAGGAATTTGCAACTAGAGGATATTTAATGATGCCACAGGAACTAAGATGGAAAGTTAAAGCAGCTCATTATATGCTTGAACACGCACATAATTTAATATTACAAATAGGAGTTGAATTTGGATTAATTTCTTTATTAATATATATATTACTTATGTTAAATAGAGTAAAAGTTGTTTTTAAAGATTATAGTAAGAATAGAGGTTTATTTGTATCATTAATAACTTATATTATTTTTTCTACTTTAACTGGAAACGAATTTAATCATAAAGGCGTAATAACTGGTACAATTATCATATTTTTAGTATTAGGATTGATTGAAATTAATAATTGTAAAGGTCGTATAAATAATTAG
- a CDS encoding glycosyltransferase family 2 protein, whose amino-acid sequence MGRAKVTTVSVVIPCKNEVGYIEKCLNSFVNQNYPKELYEVLVCDGISTDGTQDIVKRYEENYKNVKLVLNEGITAPKGMNLGIKNSTADVIIIFGAHAYADEDFIKKNIEFLSKDSNIGCVGGPIETLNNSNKGKAIALAMSSPFGVGNALFRYAKKETFVDTVAFGAYRRSVLDEIGYFDEELVRNQDDEINYRVVKNGYKILLSPEIKSSYYSRDSLKKLWRQYFQYGFWKVKVMQKHGKTASIRHLVPMSFVLTNILGFLLGMFFKPIFILWVIELLTYLLSDLIFSYRVSKDEKGVLKYIPIIFPILHISYGLGFLQGLLAFYVIKSKKSIENNKKTSR is encoded by the coding sequence GTGGGCAGAGCGAAGGTTACAACAGTTTCAGTTGTTATTCCTTGTAAAAATGAAGTGGGATATATAGAAAAATGTTTAAATTCTTTTGTTAATCAAAATTATCCTAAAGAATTATATGAAGTTTTAGTTTGTGATGGTATATCTACAGATGGTACCCAGGATATAGTTAAAAGATATGAAGAAAATTATAAAAATGTAAAGTTAGTATTAAATGAAGGAATAACCGCTCCTAAAGGAATGAATTTAGGTATAAAGAATAGTACGGCAGATGTAATTATTATATTTGGAGCACATGCTTATGCCGATGAAGATTTTATTAAAAAAAATATAGAATTTCTATCAAAGGATTCAAATATAGGATGTGTCGGAGGACCAATAGAAACATTAAACAACTCTAATAAAGGAAAAGCTATAGCATTAGCTATGAGTTCTCCATTTGGAGTAGGTAATGCTTTATTTAGATATGCTAAAAAAGAAACATTTGTAGATACAGTTGCATTTGGAGCATATAGAAGAAGTGTTTTAGATGAAATAGGATATTTTGATGAAGAACTTGTTAGAAATCAGGATGATGAAATAAATTATAGAGTTGTTAAAAATGGATATAAAATATTACTCTCTCCAGAAATTAAATCTTCCTATTATAGTAGGGATTCGTTGAAAAAATTATGGAGACAATATTTTCAATATGGATTTTGGAAAGTAAAAGTTATGCAAAAACATGGTAAAACGGCGTCTATAAGACATTTGGTACCTATGTCTTTTGTATTAACCAATATATTAGGATTTTTATTAGGAATGTTTTTTAAGCCTATTTTTATTTTATGGGTTATAGAATTACTGACTTATTTATTAAGTGATTTAATATTTTCTTATAGAGTCAGTAAAGATGAAAAAGGTGTGTTGAAATATATACCAATAATTTTTCCAATATTACATATTAGTTATGGTTTAGGGTTTTTACAAGGGTTATTAGCCTTTTATGTTATAAAATCTAAAAAATCTATAGAAAATAATAAAAAAACATCAAGATAA
- a CDS encoding ABC transporter substrate-binding protein, producing MEKKRKNLYLIFTSIICLILIILSTLYKLDLRKKEISNNDYDFLKDKTIVRVWLPKDRVSNTREYQAQKFNEKHEDIYIMLSLYDSRDYDNMLKTALAAEKGPDIMMYGFFELIKDNYIKNLDNIDNMKSDDFVYFNGNPIGVRSNEENVKLIWNKDIFKKAGLDPNKSPRNWDELVEYSRKIKKQFPDIVPFQFPIIEYEDFKQSIGEPSVNLDNVYTSFWDYKNGEYKFNSSRNILNIYNKLYKENLLDNEFDKKSKKDLRTNFYQGNVAMHLSTFEDKGYFSNIIPLNFDIGINSLPKFKESHEDKQYYLSNSNFLCINNYILKKTEKEQKAVKEVFQWLTSENTNREILNTRMAISPTIKKAQVKNDIYKEYNEVSNFKTEVLDPSIFISRDSAKTVKLSVDAIKGNKSIDEVIKQLNYSYGEYCDLTQKYRKIQLNTFKK from the coding sequence ATGGAAAAAAAACGTAAAAATTTATATTTAATATTTACTAGTATAATTTGTTTGATTTTAATTATACTGTCCACTTTATATAAATTAGATTTAAGAAAAAAAGAGATTAGTAATAATGATTATGATTTTTTAAAAGATAAAACCATAGTTAGAGTATGGTTACCTAAAGACAGAGTTTCGAATACAAGAGAGTATCAGGCCCAGAAATTTAATGAAAAACATGAAGATATTTACATAATGTTAAGTTTATATGATAGTAGAGATTATGATAATATGCTGAAAACTGCTTTAGCAGCAGAAAAAGGCCCAGATATAATGATGTATGGTTTTTTTGAGTTAATTAAAGATAATTATATCAAAAATTTAGATAATATAGATAATATGAAATCAGATGATTTTGTATATTTTAATGGTAATCCTATTGGAGTAAGATCAAATGAAGAGAATGTAAAACTTATATGGAACAAGGACATATTTAAAAAAGCGGGGCTTGATCCCAATAAGTCACCCAGAAATTGGGACGAATTAGTAGAATATAGTAGGAAAATAAAAAAACAATTTCCAGATATAGTACCATTTCAATTTCCAATCATAGAATATGAAGATTTTAAACAGTCTATAGGTGAACCAAGTGTTAATTTAGATAACGTGTATACATCATTTTGGGATTATAAAAATGGTGAATATAAATTCAATTCATCTAGAAATATTTTAAATATATATAATAAACTTTATAAGGAAAATTTATTAGATAATGAATTTGATAAAAAAAGCAAAAAGGATTTAAGAACAAATTTTTATCAAGGTAATGTAGCGATGCACCTATCCACTTTTGAAGATAAAGGCTATTTTTCTAATATAATTCCTTTAAATTTTGATATAGGTATAAATAGTTTACCTAAATTTAAAGAATCTCATGAAGATAAGCAATATTACTTATCAAATTCAAATTTTTTATGTATTAATAATTATATATTGAAAAAAACTGAAAAAGAACAAAAAGCAGTAAAGGAAGTCTTTCAGTGGTTGACATCAGAGAATACTAATAGAGAAATTTTAAATACTAGAATGGCAATATCTCCTACTATAAAAAAAGCACAGGTTAAAAATGATATTTATAAAGAATATAATGAAGTTTCAAATTTTAAAACCGAGGTATTAGATCCATCAATATTTATATCTAGGGATTCAGCTAAAACAGTAAAACTCTCTGTAGATGCTATTAAAGGGAATAAATCAATAGATGAAGTTATAAAACAACTTAATTATTCATATGGTGAATATTGCGATTTAACTCAAAAATATAGAAAAATACAACTAAATACATTTAAAAAATAA
- a CDS encoding D-glucuronyl C5-epimerase family protein, which produces MKIIKKFLVYILILNLLFVSVIVTNNKVYAKYNNQDLVNDAISRFPKEARDFNLFLADYEPCGDYLNYGNNKEILFNFKELKFDNEGMPKVKYGEGYYYNPVTLAQYSLSVYGEYLKGENTKENFLKIADKLLTLQDSRGGFLYNFQWRYYLNNYDYKPGWVSAMAQGQALSVLARAYEITGNKKYLEAGNKALNFLITPISKGGVMANLGSLSSSLKNNIIFEEYISHVPTYTLNGFMFSLLGLYDWANVDDSNKKNTAEKYFNEGIKSLTQILKYYDIGGFTCYDLGYITKNREKPHIAVNYHGVHIYLLNSLYSITNDRILYDYYKLWKAYVDTTEVDRISGVNRYETNANISKEFTKEGIDTIILASGENYADALSAVPLASKNQCPILLAESNSINSFTINEIKRLNPNKIIVIGGEGAISQKVCNDIKKTNQSIVFERIGGKDRYETSYLISSKIDSKEAFLVYGNNYADTLSIATISAIKGIPILLTQEKCIPNPIKNYIDENTQIDKYYIIGGNGVISENIESQIENTERIGGKDRYETNTKVLNRFIDELDLSKVYMAIGGPSNMDYADALSCAPLAAISKSPILLVPTTRQIPKSVTDFAYGNLQNNTNIIAIGGKAILPNYKINSIIPEK; this is translated from the coding sequence TTGAAAATAATAAAAAAATTTTTAGTATACATACTAATTTTAAATTTGTTATTTGTTAGTGTGATTGTAACAAATAATAAAGTGTATGCTAAGTATAATAATCAAGATCTTGTAAATGATGCTATTTCAAGATTTCCAAAAGAGGCTAGGGATTTTAATCTATTTTTAGCTGATTATGAGCCATGTGGTGATTATTTAAACTATGGCAATAATAAAGAGATATTATTTAATTTTAAAGAATTAAAATTTGATAATGAAGGTATGCCTAAAGTAAAATATGGTGAAGGATATTATTATAATCCTGTAACTTTGGCACAGTACTCTCTTTCTGTATATGGTGAATATCTAAAAGGTGAAAATACTAAAGAAAATTTTTTGAAAATTGCAGATAAATTATTAACACTTCAAGACAGTAGAGGCGGATTTTTGTACAATTTTCAATGGAGATATTATTTAAATAATTATGATTATAAACCAGGATGGGTTTCAGCAATGGCACAAGGACAAGCATTAAGTGTTCTGGCAAGGGCATATGAAATTACCGGGAATAAGAAATATTTAGAAGCAGGAAATAAAGCCTTAAATTTTCTTATAACACCTATTTCTAAGGGAGGGGTAATGGCTAATTTGGGTAGTTTATCATCTTCCTTGAAAAACAATATAATATTTGAAGAGTATATATCTCATGTCCCTACATATACTCTTAATGGATTTATGTTTAGTTTGCTTGGGTTATATGATTGGGCAAATGTTGATGATAGCAATAAAAAAAATACTGCAGAAAAGTATTTTAATGAAGGGATTAAATCCTTAACACAAATATTAAAGTATTACGATATAGGTGGATTTACATGTTATGATTTGGGGTATATAACTAAAAATAGAGAAAAACCACATATAGCTGTAAATTATCATGGAGTACATATATATCTTTTAAATTCTTTGTACTCAATAACTAATGATAGAATATTATATGATTATTACAAACTTTGGAAGGCTTATGTAGATACTACTGAAGTTGATAGAATAAGTGGTGTAAATAGATATGAGACTAATGCTAATATTTCCAAAGAATTTACTAAAGAAGGTATTGATACAATTATTTTAGCTAGTGGAGAAAACTATGCAGATGCTTTAAGTGCTGTTCCTTTGGCAAGTAAAAATCAATGTCCTATATTATTAGCAGAAAGTAATAGTATAAATTCATTTACAATAAATGAAATTAAGAGATTAAATCCTAATAAGATTATAGTAATAGGTGGGGAAGGAGCTATATCTCAAAAAGTATGCAATGATATAAAAAAAACAAATCAAAGTATAGTTTTTGAGAGAATAGGTGGGAAAGATAGATATGAAACATCATATTTAATTTCTAGTAAAATTGATTCTAAAGAGGCTTTTTTAGTTTATGGAAATAATTATGCAGATACTTTAAGTATTGCTACGATATCAGCTATAAAAGGTATACCTATACTACTTACACAAGAAAAATGTATTCCTAACCCAATAAAAAATTATATAGATGAGAATACACAAATAGATAAGTATTATATAATAGGAGGAAATGGTGTAATTTCAGAGAATATAGAATCTCAAATAGAAAACACAGAACGAATCGGTGGAAAAGATAGGTATGAAACTAATACTAAAGTTTTAAATAGATTTATTGATGAATTGGATTTATCAAAAGTTTATATGGCAATTGGGGGTCCATCAAATATGGACTATGCAGATGCGTTATCCTGTGCTCCATTAGCTGCAATTAGTAAAAGTCCAATACTATTAGTTCCTACAACTAGACAAATTCCTAAAAGTGTAACAGACTTTGCTTATGGTAACTTACAAAATAATACAAATATAATTGCTATAGGAGGAAAAGCTATATTACCTAATTATAAAATAAATTCTATAATTCCTGAAAAATAA
- a CDS encoding O-antigen ligase family protein — MKKFGNFLSYIISVYIFILPILPSKFKYKNIPLNADVLLAVMIIIFMIAIIINKDIRKKFVYEIKTDFFINYNSLFMFLWIAMMFISISYAVDKNLALKESIRISTYLFLFFMIKYYIIDKKMINRIMYSSIASAMVIAIIGIAQYCLGKGIKYYGGGEAVSRIVSTLENSNNLGAFFVLFIFPFIILFIKEKQINRKIIFGFITLIFLLNIILSFSRNAWLALIIGYIALIFIYNFRLIYGVIIAIPIGLMIPQISNRIRDIGNLSQNLSRLSLWEIALKMIKDNKILGVGNGNYRTLYEEYYKKVKKIGYYKAHENFHPHNAYLKAQCELGIVGSISLIGFLISSLIKNNRFSNNVDNNFYKHFYKGFTASIVAFMFMNFIDNFFSAPKVIALFFIFLAISDSYSYNIQNKSL, encoded by the coding sequence ATGAAGAAATTTGGAAATTTTTTATCTTACATTATAAGTGTATATATATTTATATTACCTATATTACCTAGTAAATTTAAATATAAAAATATACCTTTAAATGCAGATGTTTTATTAGCAGTTATGATAATTATATTTATGATAGCTATTATTATAAATAAGGATATAAGGAAAAAGTTTGTATATGAAATAAAAACAGATTTTTTTATAAATTATAATTCATTATTTATGTTTTTATGGATAGCTATGATGTTTATAAGCATATCATATGCTGTAGATAAAAATTTAGCTTTAAAAGAATCCATAAGAATTAGTACCTATTTATTTTTGTTTTTTATGATTAAATATTATATTATTGATAAAAAAATGATAAATAGGATTATGTATTCCTCAATAGCATCAGCTATGGTTATAGCGATTATAGGTATAGCGCAGTATTGCTTAGGAAAAGGGATAAAATACTATGGTGGCGGGGAAGCAGTTTCAAGGATAGTGTCTACACTAGAAAACTCAAATAACTTAGGTGCATTTTTTGTTTTATTTATTTTCCCATTTATCATATTATTTATAAAAGAAAAACAAATTAATAGAAAAATTATTTTTGGTTTTATAACATTAATATTTTTATTAAATATAATACTATCGTTTTCAAGAAATGCTTGGCTAGCTCTCATTATAGGATACATTGCTCTAATATTTATATATAATTTTAGATTAATATATGGAGTAATTATAGCAATTCCCATAGGCTTAATGATACCGCAAATATCCAACAGAATTAGAGATATTGGCAATTTGAGTCAAAACTTATCAAGACTAAGTTTATGGGAAATAGCTTTAAAGATGATAAAAGACAATAAAATATTAGGTGTGGGAAATGGAAATTATAGAACTCTATATGAAGAATATTATAAAAAAGTAAAAAAAATTGGATACTATAAAGCACATGAAAACTTTCATCCACACAATGCTTATTTAAAAGCTCAATGTGAATTAGGTATAGTAGGTTCTATATCATTAATAGGATTTTTAATATCTTCCCTTATTAAAAATAATAGGTTTTCCAATAATGTGGATAATAATTTTTATAAGCATTTTTATAAAGGGTTTACAGCGTCTATAGTAGCCTTTATGTTTATGAATTTCATAGATAATTTTTTCTCAGCACCTAAAGTAATAGCTTTATTTTTTATATTTTTAGCTATAAGTGATTCTTATTCATACAATATTCAAAATAAAAGTTTGTAA
- a CDS encoding glycosyltransferase, translating into MNILILSHMYPSTFNRISGIFVHKQVKELVSLGCNVKVISPIPWAGFPLNKISKKWNEYSQVPLKDKIDGIEVYYPRYIEFPKGYSFHKSGQRMYKGAKELAYELHEKFKFDIIHSNVALPDGYCGMLLSQNFNIPHVITIHGQDFQNTINKSEVLRNRVFEVLNSGDQIITVSTKLKNIVKDYSIYKKIQVINNGVDINEIIENECVYSEEIPNIDILSVSNLIKTKGIDINIKAMSKLVKKYPNLKYYIIGDGVERENLNKLVEKYNLQKNVSFLGKLDHKDVIKYMRKCRIFSLPSWKEGFGVVYVEAMIQGIPVIGIKGEGIEDVIKHRENGFLVESNNVESLVDIIDYLITNKDIADDIGKNAKKTIIEGFTWKHNAQKTFKLYESVINKKI; encoded by the coding sequence ATGAATATTTTAATTTTATCACATATGTACCCTTCAACATTTAATAGAATATCTGGAATTTTTGTACATAAACAAGTTAAAGAGTTAGTTTCTTTAGGGTGTAATGTTAAAGTTATTTCTCCTATACCTTGGGCTGGATTCCCCTTAAACAAGATAAGCAAAAAATGGAATGAATATTCTCAAGTTCCGTTAAAAGATAAAATAGATGGGATAGAGGTTTATTATCCTAGATATATAGAATTTCCTAAAGGCTATTCTTTTCACAAATCAGGACAAAGAATGTATAAAGGTGCAAAAGAATTAGCTTATGAATTACATGAAAAATTTAAATTTGATATTATACACTCAAATGTGGCATTACCAGATGGGTATTGTGGAATGTTACTAAGTCAAAATTTTAACATTCCACATGTTATAACTATACATGGACAGGATTTTCAGAACACTATAAATAAAAGTGAAGTGCTAAGAAATAGAGTTTTTGAAGTATTGAATTCCGGGGATCAAATAATAACAGTAAGTACTAAATTAAAAAATATAGTTAAAGATTATTCTATTTATAAAAAAATTCAAGTTATAAATAATGGAGTAGATATTAATGAAATTATAGAAAATGAATGTGTATATAGTGAAGAAATTCCCAATATAGACATATTAAGTGTATCTAATCTCATAAAAACAAAAGGAATTGATATTAACATAAAAGCTATGAGTAAGTTAGTAAAAAAATATCCTAACCTAAAGTACTATATAATTGGAGATGGAGTTGAAAGAGAAAATCTAAACAAACTTGTAGAAAAATATAATTTGCAGAAAAATGTATCTTTCTTAGGTAAGTTGGATCATAAAGATGTTATAAAATATATGAGGAAGTGTAGAATTTTTTCTTTGCCAAGTTGGAAAGAAGGATTTGGAGTGGTTTATGTAGAAGCTATGATTCAAGGCATACCAGTTATAGGAATAAAAGGTGAAGGGATAGAAGATGTAATAAAACATAGAGAAAATGGATTTTTAGTAGAGTCAAATAATGTGGAGAGTTTAGTTGATATAATAGATTATTTAATAACAAATAAAGATATTGCAGATGATATTGGTAAAAATGCTAAAAAAACTATTATAGAAGGATTTACATGGAAACATAATGCACAAAAAACATTTAAATTATATGAAAGTGTTATTAATAAAAAAATATAA
- a CDS encoding glycosyltransferase family 4 protein yields the protein MIKIKVLQIITGNDIGGGGRHVLNLCHYSKDLFKTVLGCIGKGPLYDKAKKLGIETRLFSTKCFINREIEEYIKNNNIDIVNFHGAKAFFTHYFINKRLRVPAVATVHSNYKEDFLNNKIKYYLFTPLSIKGIKSFNNHICVSNYIKDILNKDKIESKKFVVNNGIDLNYYKNKVKTNTDLREKLNIEQKDFVYIMIARMHPIKNHNLLIQAFYKLKQEYKNIKLLLLGDGVEEAKLKEKVDKLNLHSNIIFLGFRENIEDYIEISDISILTSLNEGGSPPLVILESGIKKVPIIASNVGDIPYTVNKDNGFLIEPTSVFDIYDKMKEAYNNKSKLNILGENLYDTVINKYSIDSFCKSYYECYKNMI from the coding sequence ATGATTAAAATAAAAGTACTTCAAATTATAACAGGTAATGATATAGGTGGTGGAGGAAGGCATGTCTTAAATTTATGTCATTATTCTAAAGATTTATTTAAGACTGTATTAGGATGTATAGGAAAAGGGCCTTTATATGATAAAGCAAAAAAACTAGGAATAGAAACAAGATTATTTAGTACAAAATGTTTTATTAATAGGGAAATAGAAGAATATATAAAAAATAATAATATAGATATAGTTAATTTTCATGGAGCTAAGGCTTTTTTTACTCATTATTTTATTAATAAAAGATTAAGAGTACCTGCAGTAGCTACTGTACACAGTAATTATAAAGAAGACTTTTTAAATAATAAAATTAAATATTATTTATTTACTCCATTAAGTATTAAGGGAATAAAGAGTTTTAATAATCATATATGTGTATCGAATTATATAAAAGATATTTTAAATAAAGATAAGATAGAAAGTAAGAAATTTGTAGTGAATAATGGAATAGATCTAAATTATTACAAAAATAAAGTTAAAACTAACACTGATTTAAGAGAAAAATTAAATATTGAACAAAAAGATTTTGTATATATAATGATAGCTAGAATGCACCCTATTAAAAATCATAATTTATTAATTCAAGCTTTTTATAAGCTAAAACAGGAATATAAAAACATAAAATTACTTTTATTGGGGGATGGAGTAGAAGAGGCAAAATTAAAAGAAAAAGTAGACAAACTAAATTTACATAGTAATATTATATTTTTAGGATTTAGAGAAAATATAGAAGATTATATAGAAATATCAGATATAAGTATATTAACATCTTTAAACGAAGGAGGTTCCCCTCCTTTAGTTATATTAGAAAGTGGTATAAAAAAGGTGCCGATAATAGCATCAAATGTGGGAGATATACCTTATACCGTAAATAAAGATAATGGTTTTTTAATAGAGCCTACTTCAGTTTTTGATATATATGATAAAATGAAAGAAGCTTACAATAATAAAAGTAAATTAAATATTTTAGGTGAAAATCTATATGATACTGTGATTAATAAATATTCTATAGATAGTTTTTGTAAATCCTATTATGAATGTTATAAAAATATGATTTAG
- the murJ gene encoding murein biosynthesis integral membrane protein MurJ, whose product MKENKALKNSVFVMLLIILGKVCALIRDSLIAAKFGATDITDIYIFSLGIVNLLTTISYGLTTTFIPMHTENLESGNKKESNKFVNNVLNTFSMGTIILTILMIIFAKYIIYIFGPGFQKDLIVFNTSIKITRIMLLSLIFISLQSVITGVLQAHKQFLEPAAMAMVSNIVYIIYLVFLVSNYGMVGFAAAVVLGFFAQLIINIPKYKKMGYKYSTYINLEDSKTRQMFKLTMPVIISTSVIQLNLAINRAFATTIFGGAATILENANKINTLAYEVFAIGIAMIVYPTLSELAAKNDKKQYKVELGRAINIILIIMVPAAVGIAILREPLINIIFKRGAFSNEAASLTSQALLLYTPAMIAYGVRDILNKAFYAIKDTKTPMINSFIGIIINVVINILLIKHLGVRGLTLATTISAIIITIIMLLDLNKKLNGIDIKNTITSFAKIILSALFMGVVVVFVNKFILLNLGTGTKGSVISVLICMVVGVICYAVAIYALKVEEIQAIVKPVLKILKFKK is encoded by the coding sequence ATGAAGGAAAACAAAGCTTTAAAAAATTCTGTTTTTGTTATGCTATTAATAATATTAGGAAAAGTCTGTGCACTAATAAGAGATTCTTTAATAGCGGCAAAATTTGGGGCTACTGATATAACAGATATATACATTTTTTCATTGGGTATAGTGAACCTTTTAACTACTATAAGTTATGGGTTAACTACTACATTTATACCAATGCATACAGAGAATTTGGAAAGTGGAAACAAGAAAGAAAGTAATAAATTTGTAAATAATGTGCTTAATACTTTTTCCATGGGAACTATTATTTTAACTATATTAATGATAATATTTGCAAAATATATAATCTATATTTTTGGTCCTGGATTTCAGAAAGATTTAATTGTTTTTAATACGTCTATTAAAATAACTAGAATAATGTTATTATCTTTGATTTTTATAAGTTTACAGAGTGTTATTACAGGAGTGTTGCAAGCTCATAAACAATTTTTAGAACCTGCAGCCATGGCAATGGTATCTAATATAGTATATATTATATATCTAGTCTTTTTAGTTAGTAACTATGGAATGGTAGGGTTTGCAGCAGCTGTAGTATTGGGCTTTTTTGCACAACTGATAATAAATATACCTAAATATAAAAAAATGGGTTATAAATATAGTACATATATTAATTTAGAGGATAGCAAGACTAGGCAAATGTTTAAACTTACAATGCCTGTTATAATAAGTACTTCTGTTATTCAATTGAACCTTGCTATAAATAGAGCTTTTGCCACTACTATTTTTGGGGGAGCAGCTACTATATTGGAAAATGCAAATAAAATAAATACATTGGCCTATGAAGTATTCGCTATAGGGATAGCCATGATAGTTTATCCAACACTATCTGAATTAGCTGCTAAAAATGATAAAAAACAATATAAGGTGGAATTAGGAAGAGCTATAAATATAATACTTATAATAATGGTGCCCGCAGCAGTTGGAATTGCCATTCTTAGGGAACCACTTATAAATATAATTTTTAAAAGAGGAGCTTTTAGCAATGAAGCGGCTTCTTTAACATCACAGGCATTACTTTTATATACTCCAGCTATGATAGCTTATGGAGTTAGAGATATATTAAACAAAGCTTTTTATGCTATAAAAGATACTAAAACTCCTATGATTAATAGTTTTATAGGCATAATAATAAATGTAGTTATAAATATTTTATTAATAAAACATTTAGGAGTTAGAGGTCTTACATTAGCAACTACTATATCAGCAATTATTATAACTATAATTATGTTGTTAGATTTAAACAAGAAATTAAATGGTATAGATATTAAAAATACGATTACATCCTTTGCAAAGATAATTTTATCTGCTTTATTTATGGGAGTAGTAGTTGTTTTTGTAAATAAATTTATTTTATTAAATTTAGGAACAGGAACTAAAGGAAGTGTTATATCAGTTTTAATTTGTATGGTTGTTGGTGTAATATGCTATGCTGTAGCTATATATGCATTAAAAGTTGAAGAAATACAGGCTATAGTAAAACCAGTATTAAAAATATTAAAGTTTAAGAAATAA